A single genomic interval of Salvelinus namaycush isolate Seneca chromosome 41, SaNama_1.0, whole genome shotgun sequence harbors:
- the LOC120034431 gene encoding mediator of RNA polymerase II transcription subunit 25-like isoform X2, whose protein sequence is MDLPIKPGANQVADVVFVIEGTANLGPYFESLRKHYILPAIEYFNGGPPAETDFGGDYGGTQYGLVVFNTVDCAPESYVQCHAPTSSAFEFVSWIDSIQFMGGGAESCSLIAEGLSVALQLFDDFKKMREQIGQTHKVCVLLCNSPPYLLPAVESVSYTGCTADNLVKIIRDRGIHFSVVSPRKLPALRSLFDRASPVGGPVEPHPDYSQDPFHMILVRGISLPVSSGGGSGPLKPILPPQPLPVSQPPLGPASQAPPPISTAHPYQPPPSLNAAQAAAQMAVEAANNQKSRFPGMVNPGPPFSGQSTLPSVAGVKLAPSSQPSLSTVTIVSTPMLPQQQAPPPQQQQVQPPGQPQPNQQQPVPPQQQQPTANQQTPPSSQPGMPGVSAAQANPIGGQQQGVANKIVAWSGVLEWQEPKASSMDSNTKLTRSLPCQVQVNQGENLNADQWPQKLIMQLIPQQLLTTLGPLFRNSRMVQFLFTNKDVESLKGLYRIMATGFAGCVHFPHSAPCEVRVLMLLYSSKKRIFMGLIPNDQSGFVNGIRQVITNHKQVQQHRSLGSGGPMPGPPGQVQPNQNFLNRPQGPIPVSHGNVQQQSVVVGMPSVSQVTLMEEQQRQANLMTMRASGAPNQQPPVTGVPPNQVAQGGQAPPQGAMLRLPNPGANPQLRSLLLSQQQPQGGVGHMQGMMPHQGLGGQLVHPTPGAGPQMQAQWRQPLAGQMMMAAGQRGPGAQPPGMPQVSSVMEDEILMDLI, encoded by the exons ATGGACCTGCCTATTAAACCTGGTGCTAATCAAGTGGCAGACGTGGTGTTCGTCATCGAAGGAACTGCAAACCTCGGCCCCTATTTTGAATCCCTCAGAAAACATTACATACTACCTGCAATCGA GTACTTCAATGGAGGCCCTCCAGCAGAGACAGACTTTGGAGGAGAT tatggAGGCACACAGTATGGTCTTGTTGTGTTCAACACAGTGGACTGTGCTCCTGAATCCTACGTCCAGTGTCACGCACCAACCAGCTCAGCCTTTGAGTTTGTCTCGTGGATTGACAGCATCCA GTTCatgggaggaggagcagagagctGTAGTCTCATCGCAGAGGGTCTGTCTGTGGCCTTGCAGCTCTTTGATGACTTCAAAAAGATGAGGGAGCAAAT AGGTCAGACACACAAAGTCTGTGTGCTGCTGTGTAACTCTCCGCCATACCTGCTCCCTGCCGTGGAGAGTGTCAGCTATACGGGCTGCACTGCAGACAATCTGGTCAAGATCATCAGAGAC AGAGGGATTCATTTTTCTGTGGTGTCGCCACGGAAACTGCCAGCGTTACGGTCGCTGTTCGACAGGGCGTCACCAGTCGGGGGACCAGTCGAACCCCACCCAGACTACAGCCAAGACCCCTTCCACATGATCCTGGTTAGGGGTATCTCACTTCCTG TGTCATCAGGGGGAGGATCGGGCCCTCTCAAACCAATTCTACCCCCTCAACCCCTGCCTGTCAGTCAGCCTCCTCTTGGTCCCGCCTCGCAGGCTCCTCCACCAATAAGCACGGCCCATCCATATCAG CCCCCACCTTCCCTTAACGCGGCTCAGGCAGCTGCACAGATGGCTGTAGAGGCAGCCAACAACCAGAAGAGTCGCT TCCCAGGCATGGTCAATCCTGGTCCCCCATTCAGCGGTCAGTCAACTCTCCCATCTGTAGCAGGAGTGAAGTTGGCTCCCTCCAGTCAGCCCAGCCTATCCACAGTCACCATAGTTTCCACACCCATGTTGCCTCAGCAACAAGCACCTCCCCCGCAGCAGCAACAAGTCCAGCCGCCAGGACAACCACAGCCCAATCAGCAGCAGCCGGTGCCccctcagcagcagcagcccaCAGCCAATCAGCAGACGCCCCCATCCTCACAGCCTGGCATG CCTGGTGTGTCTGCAGCCCAAGCAAATCCGATTGGGGGGCAGCAGCAAGGCGTTGCCAATAAGATTGTAGCATGGAGTGGGGTGCTGGAGTGGCAAGAG CCCAAAGCCTCGTCTATGGATTCCAATACCAAACTCACTCGCTCCTTGCCCTGCCAGGTGCAAGTCAACCAAGGAGAGAACCT AAATGCCGACCAGTGGCCACAGAAGCTCATCATGCAATTGATCCCACAACAGCTACTG ACAACACTCGGTCCCCTCTTCAGAAACTCTAGAATGGTTCAGTTTCTCTTCACCAACAAAGATGTGGAGTCACTAAAAGGTCTTTATCGTATCATGGCCACTGGATTT GCAGGGTGCGTCCACTTCCCCCACAGCGCCCCCTGTGAGGTGCGGGTGCTCATGCTGCTCTACTCCTCCAAGAAGAGGATTTTCATGGGCCTCATCCCCAACGACCAGAGCGGCTTCGTCAACGGCATCCGACAGGTCATCACCAACCACAAACAGGTCCAGCAGCACCGCTCG TTAGGTTCAGGAGGGCCGATGCCAGGGCCACCTGGCCAGGTTCAACCCAATCAGAACTTCCTCAACCGGCCGCAGGGGCCCATCCCTGTCTCCCATGGCAACGTGCAGCAGCAG tCTGTGGTGGTGGGCATGCCCTCTGTTAGTCAGGTCACTCTGATGGAGGAACAGCAGAGACAGGCCAacctg ATGACGATGAGAGCATCCGGCGCACCTAATCAGCAGCCGCCTGTCACCGGTGTTCCGCCCAACCAGGTCGCTCAGGGTGGACAGGCCCCGCCCCAGGGTGCCATGCTCCGCCTTCCAAACCCAGGAGCCAATCCGCAGCTGCGCAGTCTCCTCCTCAGCCAACAGCAGCCA CAGGGTGGTGTTGGTCACATGCAGGGCATGATGCCTCACCAGGGGCTGGGAGGGCAGCTGGTCCACCCTACTCCAGGAGCGGGCCCCCAAATGCAGGCCCAGTGGAGACAGCCCCTGGCAG gtcAGATGATGATGGCTGCTGGTCAGAGGGGCCCTGGAGCCCAGCCCCCCGGGATGCCCCAGGTGTCTTCTGTCATGGAGGATGAGATTCTCATGGACCTTATTTGA
- the LOC120034431 gene encoding mediator of RNA polymerase II transcription subunit 25-like isoform X3, producing MDLPIKPGANQVADVVFVIEGTANLGPYFESLRKHYILPAIEYFNGGPPAETDFGGDYGGTQYGLVVFNTVDCAPESYVQCHAPTSSAFEFVSWIDSIQFMGGGAESCSLIAEGLSVALQLFDDFKKMREQIGQTHKVCVLLCNSPPYLLPAVESVSYTGCTADNLVKIIRDRGIHFSVVSPRKLPALRSLFDRASPVGGPVEPHPDYSQDPFHMILVRGISLPVSSGGGSGPLKPILPPQPLPVSQPPLGPASQAPPPISTAHPYQAAAQMAVEAANNQKSRFPGMVNPGPPFSGQSTLPSVAGVKLAPSSQPSLSTVTIVSTPMLPQQQAPPPQQQQVQPPGQPQPNQQQPVPPQQQQPTANQQTPPSSQPGMPGVSAAQANPIGGQQQGVANKIVAWSGVLEWQEKPKASSMDSNTKLTRSLPCQVQVNQGENLNADQWPQKLIMQLIPQQLLTTLGPLFRNSRMVQFLFTNKDVESLKGLYRIMATGFAGCVHFPHSAPCEVRVLMLLYSSKKRIFMGLIPNDQSGFVNGIRQVITNHKQVQQHRSLGSGGPMPGPPGQVQPNQNFLNRPQGPIPVSHGNVQQQSVVVGMPSVSQVTLMEEQQRQANLMTMRASGAPNQQPPVTGVPPNQVAQGGQAPPQGAMLRLPNPGANPQLRSLLLSQQQPQGGVGHMQGMMPHQGLGGQLVHPTPGAGPQMQAQWRQPLAGQMMMAAGQRGPGAQPPGMPQVSSVMEDEILMDLI from the exons ATGGACCTGCCTATTAAACCTGGTGCTAATCAAGTGGCAGACGTGGTGTTCGTCATCGAAGGAACTGCAAACCTCGGCCCCTATTTTGAATCCCTCAGAAAACATTACATACTACCTGCAATCGA GTACTTCAATGGAGGCCCTCCAGCAGAGACAGACTTTGGAGGAGAT tatggAGGCACACAGTATGGTCTTGTTGTGTTCAACACAGTGGACTGTGCTCCTGAATCCTACGTCCAGTGTCACGCACCAACCAGCTCAGCCTTTGAGTTTGTCTCGTGGATTGACAGCATCCA GTTCatgggaggaggagcagagagctGTAGTCTCATCGCAGAGGGTCTGTCTGTGGCCTTGCAGCTCTTTGATGACTTCAAAAAGATGAGGGAGCAAAT AGGTCAGACACACAAAGTCTGTGTGCTGCTGTGTAACTCTCCGCCATACCTGCTCCCTGCCGTGGAGAGTGTCAGCTATACGGGCTGCACTGCAGACAATCTGGTCAAGATCATCAGAGAC AGAGGGATTCATTTTTCTGTGGTGTCGCCACGGAAACTGCCAGCGTTACGGTCGCTGTTCGACAGGGCGTCACCAGTCGGGGGACCAGTCGAACCCCACCCAGACTACAGCCAAGACCCCTTCCACATGATCCTGGTTAGGGGTATCTCACTTCCTG TGTCATCAGGGGGAGGATCGGGCCCTCTCAAACCAATTCTACCCCCTCAACCCCTGCCTGTCAGTCAGCCTCCTCTTGGTCCCGCCTCGCAGGCTCCTCCACCAATAAGCACGGCCCATCCATATCAG GCAGCTGCACAGATGGCTGTAGAGGCAGCCAACAACCAGAAGAGTCGCT TCCCAGGCATGGTCAATCCTGGTCCCCCATTCAGCGGTCAGTCAACTCTCCCATCTGTAGCAGGAGTGAAGTTGGCTCCCTCCAGTCAGCCCAGCCTATCCACAGTCACCATAGTTTCCACACCCATGTTGCCTCAGCAACAAGCACCTCCCCCGCAGCAGCAACAAGTCCAGCCGCCAGGACAACCACAGCCCAATCAGCAGCAGCCGGTGCCccctcagcagcagcagcccaCAGCCAATCAGCAGACGCCCCCATCCTCACAGCCTGGCATG CCTGGTGTGTCTGCAGCCCAAGCAAATCCGATTGGGGGGCAGCAGCAAGGCGTTGCCAATAAGATTGTAGCATGGAGTGGGGTGCTGGAGTGGCAAGAG AAGCCCAAAGCCTCGTCTATGGATTCCAATACCAAACTCACTCGCTCCTTGCCCTGCCAGGTGCAAGTCAACCAAGGAGAGAACCT AAATGCCGACCAGTGGCCACAGAAGCTCATCATGCAATTGATCCCACAACAGCTACTG ACAACACTCGGTCCCCTCTTCAGAAACTCTAGAATGGTTCAGTTTCTCTTCACCAACAAAGATGTGGAGTCACTAAAAGGTCTTTATCGTATCATGGCCACTGGATTT GCAGGGTGCGTCCACTTCCCCCACAGCGCCCCCTGTGAGGTGCGGGTGCTCATGCTGCTCTACTCCTCCAAGAAGAGGATTTTCATGGGCCTCATCCCCAACGACCAGAGCGGCTTCGTCAACGGCATCCGACAGGTCATCACCAACCACAAACAGGTCCAGCAGCACCGCTCG TTAGGTTCAGGAGGGCCGATGCCAGGGCCACCTGGCCAGGTTCAACCCAATCAGAACTTCCTCAACCGGCCGCAGGGGCCCATCCCTGTCTCCCATGGCAACGTGCAGCAGCAG tCTGTGGTGGTGGGCATGCCCTCTGTTAGTCAGGTCACTCTGATGGAGGAACAGCAGAGACAGGCCAacctg ATGACGATGAGAGCATCCGGCGCACCTAATCAGCAGCCGCCTGTCACCGGTGTTCCGCCCAACCAGGTCGCTCAGGGTGGACAGGCCCCGCCCCAGGGTGCCATGCTCCGCCTTCCAAACCCAGGAGCCAATCCGCAGCTGCGCAGTCTCCTCCTCAGCCAACAGCAGCCA CAGGGTGGTGTTGGTCACATGCAGGGCATGATGCCTCACCAGGGGCTGGGAGGGCAGCTGGTCCACCCTACTCCAGGAGCGGGCCCCCAAATGCAGGCCCAGTGGAGACAGCCCCTGGCAG gtcAGATGATGATGGCTGCTGGTCAGAGGGGCCCTGGAGCCCAGCCCCCCGGGATGCCCCAGGTGTCTTCTGTCATGGAGGATGAGATTCTCATGGACCTTATTTGA
- the LOC120034431 gene encoding mediator of RNA polymerase II transcription subunit 25-like isoform X4, producing MDLPIKPGANQVADVVFVIEGTANLGPYFESLRKHYILPAIEYFNGGPPAETDFGGDYGGTQYGLVVFNTVDCAPESYVQCHAPTSSAFEFVSWIDSIQFMGGGAESCSLIAEGLSVALQLFDDFKKMREQIGQTHKVCVLLCNSPPYLLPAVESVSYTGCTADNLVKIIRDRGIHFSVVSPRKLPALRSLFDRASPVGGPVEPHPDYSQDPFHMILVRGISLPVSSGGGSGPLKPILPPQPLPVSQPPLGPASQAPPPISTAHPYQPPPSLNAAQAAAQMAVEAANNQKSRFPGMVNPGPPFSGQSTLPSVAGVKLAPSSQPSLSTVTIVSTPMLPQQQAPPPQQQQVQPPGQPQPNQQQPVPPQQQQPTANQQTPPSSQPGMPGVSAAQANPIGGQQQGVANKIVAWSGVLEWQEKPKASSMDSNTKLTRSLPCQVQVNQGENLNADQWPQKLIMQLIPQQLLTTLGPLFRNSRMVQFLFTNKDVESLKGLYRIMATGFAGCVHFPHSAPCEVRVLMLLYSSKKRIFMGLIPNDQSGFVNGIRQVITNHKQVQQHRSLGSGGPMPGPPGQVQPNQNFLNRPQGPIPVSHGNVQQQMTMRASGAPNQQPPVTGVPPNQVAQGGQAPPQGAMLRLPNPGANPQLRSLLLSQQQPQGGVGHMQGMMPHQGLGGQLVHPTPGAGPQMQAQWRQPLAGQMMMAAGQRGPGAQPPGMPQVSSVMEDEILMDLI from the exons ATGGACCTGCCTATTAAACCTGGTGCTAATCAAGTGGCAGACGTGGTGTTCGTCATCGAAGGAACTGCAAACCTCGGCCCCTATTTTGAATCCCTCAGAAAACATTACATACTACCTGCAATCGA GTACTTCAATGGAGGCCCTCCAGCAGAGACAGACTTTGGAGGAGAT tatggAGGCACACAGTATGGTCTTGTTGTGTTCAACACAGTGGACTGTGCTCCTGAATCCTACGTCCAGTGTCACGCACCAACCAGCTCAGCCTTTGAGTTTGTCTCGTGGATTGACAGCATCCA GTTCatgggaggaggagcagagagctGTAGTCTCATCGCAGAGGGTCTGTCTGTGGCCTTGCAGCTCTTTGATGACTTCAAAAAGATGAGGGAGCAAAT AGGTCAGACACACAAAGTCTGTGTGCTGCTGTGTAACTCTCCGCCATACCTGCTCCCTGCCGTGGAGAGTGTCAGCTATACGGGCTGCACTGCAGACAATCTGGTCAAGATCATCAGAGAC AGAGGGATTCATTTTTCTGTGGTGTCGCCACGGAAACTGCCAGCGTTACGGTCGCTGTTCGACAGGGCGTCACCAGTCGGGGGACCAGTCGAACCCCACCCAGACTACAGCCAAGACCCCTTCCACATGATCCTGGTTAGGGGTATCTCACTTCCTG TGTCATCAGGGGGAGGATCGGGCCCTCTCAAACCAATTCTACCCCCTCAACCCCTGCCTGTCAGTCAGCCTCCTCTTGGTCCCGCCTCGCAGGCTCCTCCACCAATAAGCACGGCCCATCCATATCAG CCCCCACCTTCCCTTAACGCGGCTCAGGCAGCTGCACAGATGGCTGTAGAGGCAGCCAACAACCAGAAGAGTCGCT TCCCAGGCATGGTCAATCCTGGTCCCCCATTCAGCGGTCAGTCAACTCTCCCATCTGTAGCAGGAGTGAAGTTGGCTCCCTCCAGTCAGCCCAGCCTATCCACAGTCACCATAGTTTCCACACCCATGTTGCCTCAGCAACAAGCACCTCCCCCGCAGCAGCAACAAGTCCAGCCGCCAGGACAACCACAGCCCAATCAGCAGCAGCCGGTGCCccctcagcagcagcagcccaCAGCCAATCAGCAGACGCCCCCATCCTCACAGCCTGGCATG CCTGGTGTGTCTGCAGCCCAAGCAAATCCGATTGGGGGGCAGCAGCAAGGCGTTGCCAATAAGATTGTAGCATGGAGTGGGGTGCTGGAGTGGCAAGAG AAGCCCAAAGCCTCGTCTATGGATTCCAATACCAAACTCACTCGCTCCTTGCCCTGCCAGGTGCAAGTCAACCAAGGAGAGAACCT AAATGCCGACCAGTGGCCACAGAAGCTCATCATGCAATTGATCCCACAACAGCTACTG ACAACACTCGGTCCCCTCTTCAGAAACTCTAGAATGGTTCAGTTTCTCTTCACCAACAAAGATGTGGAGTCACTAAAAGGTCTTTATCGTATCATGGCCACTGGATTT GCAGGGTGCGTCCACTTCCCCCACAGCGCCCCCTGTGAGGTGCGGGTGCTCATGCTGCTCTACTCCTCCAAGAAGAGGATTTTCATGGGCCTCATCCCCAACGACCAGAGCGGCTTCGTCAACGGCATCCGACAGGTCATCACCAACCACAAACAGGTCCAGCAGCACCGCTCG TTAGGTTCAGGAGGGCCGATGCCAGGGCCACCTGGCCAGGTTCAACCCAATCAGAACTTCCTCAACCGGCCGCAGGGGCCCATCCCTGTCTCCCATGGCAACGTGCAGCAGCAG ATGACGATGAGAGCATCCGGCGCACCTAATCAGCAGCCGCCTGTCACCGGTGTTCCGCCCAACCAGGTCGCTCAGGGTGGACAGGCCCCGCCCCAGGGTGCCATGCTCCGCCTTCCAAACCCAGGAGCCAATCCGCAGCTGCGCAGTCTCCTCCTCAGCCAACAGCAGCCA CAGGGTGGTGTTGGTCACATGCAGGGCATGATGCCTCACCAGGGGCTGGGAGGGCAGCTGGTCCACCCTACTCCAGGAGCGGGCCCCCAAATGCAGGCCCAGTGGAGACAGCCCCTGGCAG gtcAGATGATGATGGCTGCTGGTCAGAGGGGCCCTGGAGCCCAGCCCCCCGGGATGCCCCAGGTGTCTTCTGTCATGGAGGATGAGATTCTCATGGACCTTATTTGA
- the LOC120034431 gene encoding mediator of RNA polymerase II transcription subunit 25-like isoform X1, giving the protein MDLPIKPGANQVADVVFVIEGTANLGPYFESLRKHYILPAIEYFNGGPPAETDFGGDYGGTQYGLVVFNTVDCAPESYVQCHAPTSSAFEFVSWIDSIQFMGGGAESCSLIAEGLSVALQLFDDFKKMREQIGQTHKVCVLLCNSPPYLLPAVESVSYTGCTADNLVKIIRDRGIHFSVVSPRKLPALRSLFDRASPVGGPVEPHPDYSQDPFHMILVRGISLPVSSGGGSGPLKPILPPQPLPVSQPPLGPASQAPPPISTAHPYQPPPSLNAAQAAAQMAVEAANNQKSRFPGMVNPGPPFSGQSTLPSVAGVKLAPSSQPSLSTVTIVSTPMLPQQQAPPPQQQQVQPPGQPQPNQQQPVPPQQQQPTANQQTPPSSQPGMPGVSAAQANPIGGQQQGVANKIVAWSGVLEWQEKPKASSMDSNTKLTRSLPCQVQVNQGENLNADQWPQKLIMQLIPQQLLTTLGPLFRNSRMVQFLFTNKDVESLKGLYRIMATGFAGCVHFPHSAPCEVRVLMLLYSSKKRIFMGLIPNDQSGFVNGIRQVITNHKQVQQHRSLGSGGPMPGPPGQVQPNQNFLNRPQGPIPVSHGNVQQQSVVVGMPSVSQVTLMEEQQRQANLMTMRASGAPNQQPPVTGVPPNQVAQGGQAPPQGAMLRLPNPGANPQLRSLLLSQQQPQGGVGHMQGMMPHQGLGGQLVHPTPGAGPQMQAQWRQPLAGQMMMAAGQRGPGAQPPGMPQVSSVMEDEILMDLI; this is encoded by the exons ATGGACCTGCCTATTAAACCTGGTGCTAATCAAGTGGCAGACGTGGTGTTCGTCATCGAAGGAACTGCAAACCTCGGCCCCTATTTTGAATCCCTCAGAAAACATTACATACTACCTGCAATCGA GTACTTCAATGGAGGCCCTCCAGCAGAGACAGACTTTGGAGGAGAT tatggAGGCACACAGTATGGTCTTGTTGTGTTCAACACAGTGGACTGTGCTCCTGAATCCTACGTCCAGTGTCACGCACCAACCAGCTCAGCCTTTGAGTTTGTCTCGTGGATTGACAGCATCCA GTTCatgggaggaggagcagagagctGTAGTCTCATCGCAGAGGGTCTGTCTGTGGCCTTGCAGCTCTTTGATGACTTCAAAAAGATGAGGGAGCAAAT AGGTCAGACACACAAAGTCTGTGTGCTGCTGTGTAACTCTCCGCCATACCTGCTCCCTGCCGTGGAGAGTGTCAGCTATACGGGCTGCACTGCAGACAATCTGGTCAAGATCATCAGAGAC AGAGGGATTCATTTTTCTGTGGTGTCGCCACGGAAACTGCCAGCGTTACGGTCGCTGTTCGACAGGGCGTCACCAGTCGGGGGACCAGTCGAACCCCACCCAGACTACAGCCAAGACCCCTTCCACATGATCCTGGTTAGGGGTATCTCACTTCCTG TGTCATCAGGGGGAGGATCGGGCCCTCTCAAACCAATTCTACCCCCTCAACCCCTGCCTGTCAGTCAGCCTCCTCTTGGTCCCGCCTCGCAGGCTCCTCCACCAATAAGCACGGCCCATCCATATCAG CCCCCACCTTCCCTTAACGCGGCTCAGGCAGCTGCACAGATGGCTGTAGAGGCAGCCAACAACCAGAAGAGTCGCT TCCCAGGCATGGTCAATCCTGGTCCCCCATTCAGCGGTCAGTCAACTCTCCCATCTGTAGCAGGAGTGAAGTTGGCTCCCTCCAGTCAGCCCAGCCTATCCACAGTCACCATAGTTTCCACACCCATGTTGCCTCAGCAACAAGCACCTCCCCCGCAGCAGCAACAAGTCCAGCCGCCAGGACAACCACAGCCCAATCAGCAGCAGCCGGTGCCccctcagcagcagcagcccaCAGCCAATCAGCAGACGCCCCCATCCTCACAGCCTGGCATG CCTGGTGTGTCTGCAGCCCAAGCAAATCCGATTGGGGGGCAGCAGCAAGGCGTTGCCAATAAGATTGTAGCATGGAGTGGGGTGCTGGAGTGGCAAGAG AAGCCCAAAGCCTCGTCTATGGATTCCAATACCAAACTCACTCGCTCCTTGCCCTGCCAGGTGCAAGTCAACCAAGGAGAGAACCT AAATGCCGACCAGTGGCCACAGAAGCTCATCATGCAATTGATCCCACAACAGCTACTG ACAACACTCGGTCCCCTCTTCAGAAACTCTAGAATGGTTCAGTTTCTCTTCACCAACAAAGATGTGGAGTCACTAAAAGGTCTTTATCGTATCATGGCCACTGGATTT GCAGGGTGCGTCCACTTCCCCCACAGCGCCCCCTGTGAGGTGCGGGTGCTCATGCTGCTCTACTCCTCCAAGAAGAGGATTTTCATGGGCCTCATCCCCAACGACCAGAGCGGCTTCGTCAACGGCATCCGACAGGTCATCACCAACCACAAACAGGTCCAGCAGCACCGCTCG TTAGGTTCAGGAGGGCCGATGCCAGGGCCACCTGGCCAGGTTCAACCCAATCAGAACTTCCTCAACCGGCCGCAGGGGCCCATCCCTGTCTCCCATGGCAACGTGCAGCAGCAG tCTGTGGTGGTGGGCATGCCCTCTGTTAGTCAGGTCACTCTGATGGAGGAACAGCAGAGACAGGCCAacctg ATGACGATGAGAGCATCCGGCGCACCTAATCAGCAGCCGCCTGTCACCGGTGTTCCGCCCAACCAGGTCGCTCAGGGTGGACAGGCCCCGCCCCAGGGTGCCATGCTCCGCCTTCCAAACCCAGGAGCCAATCCGCAGCTGCGCAGTCTCCTCCTCAGCCAACAGCAGCCA CAGGGTGGTGTTGGTCACATGCAGGGCATGATGCCTCACCAGGGGCTGGGAGGGCAGCTGGTCCACCCTACTCCAGGAGCGGGCCCCCAAATGCAGGCCCAGTGGAGACAGCCCCTGGCAG gtcAGATGATGATGGCTGCTGGTCAGAGGGGCCCTGGAGCCCAGCCCCCCGGGATGCCCCAGGTGTCTTCTGTCATGGAGGATGAGATTCTCATGGACCTTATTTGA